A genomic stretch from Bordetella sp. N includes:
- a CDS encoding Ldh family oxidoreductase codes for MTAKNTERSISIDTPSVPVAELQRFITLVLTATGMPPEDADTVGAIMAQADARGADAHGVFRLPAYVKRIRAGGINLRPDMRIVEERAATALLDGDNAMGHLVMKRATDLAIEKARRAGIGWVGTRHSNHAGPAGLYARMPLVHGMIGIYMAVGSANHMPPWGGIDMLLSTNPIAIAVPAASRPPIVLDMATTTAAYGKVKALAQRGQTMPEGWMVGRDGKPLLDPKRSDEGFLLPIGGAKGYGLALMFGILAGTLNGAAFGRDVVDFNKDYKSVTNTGQAVLAIDVTAFMPMAQFEACIDDIWTQMKSSELLPGAGEIRLPGEQSAITYEDRMRDGVPVHAELRAALDALAESVGVAPIA; via the coding sequence ATGACCGCCAAGAATACCGAACGCTCGATTTCCATCGATACGCCATCCGTCCCCGTCGCTGAGCTGCAGCGCTTCATCACCCTTGTACTGACCGCCACAGGCATGCCGCCCGAGGATGCCGACACGGTAGGCGCCATCATGGCGCAGGCCGACGCGCGCGGGGCCGACGCCCATGGGGTGTTTCGCCTGCCTGCCTATGTGAAGCGCATCCGCGCCGGCGGCATCAATCTGCGTCCGGACATGCGCATCGTCGAGGAGCGCGCCGCCACCGCCCTGCTCGATGGCGACAACGCCATGGGCCATCTGGTCATGAAACGGGCCACGGACCTCGCCATCGAAAAAGCCCGCCGCGCCGGCATAGGCTGGGTCGGCACGCGCCACAGCAACCATGCCGGGCCGGCCGGGCTTTACGCCCGCATGCCGCTGGTACACGGCATGATCGGCATCTACATGGCCGTCGGCAGCGCCAATCACATGCCGCCCTGGGGTGGCATCGACATGCTGCTGTCCACCAACCCCATCGCCATCGCGGTGCCGGCCGCCAGCCGCCCCCCCATCGTGCTGGACATGGCCACCACCACCGCGGCCTACGGCAAGGTCAAGGCGCTGGCCCAGCGCGGGCAGACCATGCCGGAAGGCTGGATGGTGGGCCGCGACGGCAAGCCCCTGCTGGATCCCAAGCGCTCGGACGAAGGGTTTCTGCTGCCCATCGGCGGCGCCAAGGGCTATGGCCTGGCGCTGATGTTCGGCATCCTGGCCGGCACGCTCAACGGCGCCGCCTTCGGCCGCGACGTGGTGGATTTCAACAAGGACTACAAGAGCGTGACCAACACCGGCCAGGCCGTGCTGGCCATCGACGTCACCGCCTTCATGCCGATGGCGCAGTTCGAAGCCTGCATCGATGATATCTGGACGCAGATGAAGTCCTCGGAACTCCTCCCGGGCGCCGGCGAGATCCGCCTGCCGGGCGAGCAGTCCGCTATCACCTACGAAGACCGCATGCGCGACGGCGTGCCAGTGCATGCGGAGCTGCGGGCCGCGCTGGACGCCCTGGCCGAAAGCGTCGGCGTCGCCCCCATCGCCTGA
- a CDS encoding LysR family transcriptional regulator, with product MNLRTLKYFVAIADAGSLTAAAEAISIAQPALSRQMHALEEEMGVPLLQRTARGVRLTQAGVTLYEAAHRMLDEAQRVKRQLAGPAESGESRMVIGVSPTLSRVLVPGLFDRCHRTLDQTRLVVREAFTPELLDMLEKGMLDMAIITSMSASADRPLALHPLVGEPFALAAPKSMKMEPIVSLAELARIPLLMTTLHRTVVERQLQPMGVHLNIHSEIDSVDAIRDLVRNGDWCTLMPVSVFKQARGDAGVTLTEVSGVQLNRHLMMATRIEATQGTAVAALREMVVAEIARLDRLRVFNFSKAPAGH from the coding sequence GTGAATCTTCGAACCCTGAAATACTTCGTGGCGATCGCGGACGCGGGCAGCCTGACGGCCGCCGCCGAGGCGATTTCCATCGCCCAGCCCGCGTTGAGCCGGCAAATGCACGCGCTGGAAGAAGAAATGGGCGTGCCCCTGCTGCAAAGAACTGCGCGCGGCGTGCGTCTGACCCAGGCCGGCGTCACGCTCTACGAAGCCGCGCACCGGATGCTGGACGAAGCGCAGCGGGTCAAGCGCCAGCTGGCGGGCCCGGCCGAATCCGGTGAAAGCCGCATGGTGATCGGGGTATCGCCCACCCTGTCGCGCGTGCTGGTGCCCGGCCTCTTCGACCGCTGCCATCGCACGCTGGACCAGACGCGGCTGGTGGTGCGCGAAGCGTTCACACCCGAACTGCTGGACATGCTGGAAAAAGGCATGCTGGACATGGCCATCATCACGAGCATGAGCGCCAGCGCCGACCGCCCGCTGGCCTTGCATCCGCTGGTCGGCGAGCCCTTCGCGCTGGCCGCGCCCAAGTCCATGAAAATGGAGCCCATCGTGTCGCTGGCCGAACTGGCGCGCATCCCCCTGCTGATGACCACGCTGCACCGCACCGTGGTCGAACGCCAGTTGCAGCCCATGGGCGTGCATCTGAACATTCACTCGGAAATCGATTCGGTCGATGCGATCCGCGACCTGGTGCGCAATGGCGACTGGTGCACATTGATGCCGGTATCCGTATTCAAGCAGGCACGGGGCGACGCGGGTGTGACTTTGACCGAAGTTTCCGGTGTTCAACTCAACCGCCATCTGATGATGGCTACCCGCATCGAGGCCACGCAGGGCACCGCCGTGGCCGCGCTACGCGAGATGGTCGTCGCCGAGATCGCCAGGCTCGATCGCCTGCGGGTGTTCAACTTCAGCAAGGCACCCGCCGGGCACTAA
- a CDS encoding cupin domain-containing protein, which produces MSSTAQVPSQSPEPAGLKPQIFHPDQMKAYERGGGARTIPLASASKGAQAFINGITEFGPGAKIPFHFHNCEESVMLLEGDAMFDIDGKEFRLKPMDTTWIPAGVPHRFRNLSDTKGMKILWIYGSVDATRTLVETGETRSITAEHK; this is translated from the coding sequence ATGTCCAGCACCGCCCAAGTCCCGTCCCAGTCCCCGGAACCGGCCGGCCTCAAGCCGCAAATCTTCCACCCGGACCAGATGAAGGCCTACGAACGCGGCGGCGGCGCCCGCACCATCCCCCTGGCCAGCGCGTCCAAGGGCGCGCAAGCCTTCATCAACGGCATCACCGAGTTCGGCCCCGGCGCGAAGATTCCCTTCCACTTCCACAACTGCGAAGAAAGCGTGATGCTGCTGGAAGGCGACGCCATGTTCGACATCGACGGCAAGGAATTCCGGCTCAAGCCCATGGACACCACCTGGATCCCGGCGGGCGTGCCGCACCGCTTCCGCAACCTGTCGGACACCAAGGGCATGAAGATCCTGTGGATCTACGGCTCGGTCGACGCCACCCGCACCCTGGTCGAAACCGGCGAGACCCGGTCCATCACCGCCGAACATAAGTAA
- a CDS encoding CheR family methyltransferase produces MAAAADFPIVGIGASAGAVEALQGFFRGVPDKPGFACVIVTHLGPGRESMLPEIVARFTSMRVLPMEDGMPVEINCVYLATTAAVVGIKKRKLSLDEVDPAHPERRPVDIFLSALAEDIGELSAGVVLSGGDADGTLGIKAIKERAGLTLAQTADAFGPQHENMPKSAIGTGIVDFAVPAEQMGAKLVSFAKGLYLLDDLAEGDRARAGARKLDEARESIYALLRAQMGHDFSGYKVNTFLRRVQRRMQVLEIEEPDLYVTRLGADPEEVAALFRDLLINVTSFFRDAQAFQALADSILPKLLDGRGARDTVRIWVPGCATGEEVYSLAMLMRELLDDFEQTPRVQIFATDIDDSALSVARTARYPLPLLDGVSDARRERFFIHDGRSYVVSKEIRDFCVFSPHSVIRDPPFSRIDMVSCRNLLIYFGQEIQRQVIPTFHYALRPGGYLFLGTSENVSQFDELFVPVEKKHRIFQRRDVVGAPLRLPLSMSPARIGHIATLTSSRPSLGGGALRHAVDNHMLERFTPPHVVTTRDGDVVYYSSRTGKYLEAAPGVPSRQLFAMARKGLGLDLRSVFREAVEFGRTVTREGVAIEGEDGRVQFISLSVEPLPEQSQGDRMYLVVFTDQGPVLNRDEALLRAQVMQDGTTLQIEKELRDSRERLQSMIEEYETALEELKSSNEELVSVNEELQSSNEEMEASKEELVSLNEELHTVNAELNGKIEELDRTNGDLKNLFESTSVATVFLDRKRLIRSFTPAMVNIFNIRDVDRGRPLTDLVSRLDLPGLEENIAGVFDGGKTVERKVASRNQRAHFLVRLAPYLNVDGLSDGVVITFVDITGMIHAEERQNVLIAELQHRTRNLLAVIQSIAQQTLPADPALQTFRGRLAALGRLQGLIGDADGSLVNLDEIVRLELSALGKSEGEHISITGPAVQLGVNNVQTIALALHELATNAVKYGALKDDAAYLDVRWDVEKGPSGVESLVLDWTEHGLKSAPDASKVGFGRQLIEKALKYTLKARTELRFNMDGIACRIEVPLPTVAGDGSSGRIADAGVTDVFGGKNGDARRSKGAGGPTHSGS; encoded by the coding sequence ATGGCGGCAGCAGCGGATTTTCCCATCGTAGGCATAGGCGCGTCGGCCGGCGCGGTGGAAGCCTTGCAGGGGTTCTTCCGCGGCGTGCCGGACAAGCCCGGTTTCGCCTGCGTCATCGTCACGCATCTGGGCCCCGGCCGCGAAAGCATGCTGCCGGAGATCGTCGCCCGTTTCACGTCCATGCGCGTCCTGCCCATGGAAGACGGCATGCCGGTGGAGATCAACTGCGTCTACCTGGCGACCACCGCTGCGGTCGTCGGAATCAAGAAGCGCAAGCTGTCGCTGGACGAGGTGGATCCAGCACATCCGGAACGCCGGCCGGTCGACATCTTTCTTAGCGCACTTGCCGAGGATATCGGTGAACTGTCGGCGGGGGTAGTGCTGTCCGGCGGCGATGCCGACGGCACCCTGGGCATCAAGGCCATCAAGGAGCGCGCCGGGCTGACCCTGGCGCAGACGGCGGACGCCTTCGGACCGCAGCACGAGAACATGCCCAAGAGCGCCATCGGTACGGGGATCGTCGACTTTGCGGTTCCCGCGGAGCAGATGGGCGCGAAGCTGGTCAGCTTTGCCAAGGGTCTATACCTGCTGGACGATCTGGCCGAGGGCGATCGCGCCCGGGCTGGCGCTCGCAAACTGGACGAAGCACGTGAAAGCATCTATGCGCTGCTGCGGGCCCAGATGGGCCACGATTTCAGCGGCTACAAGGTCAACACCTTCCTTCGGCGCGTGCAAAGGCGCATGCAGGTGCTGGAAATCGAGGAGCCGGACCTCTACGTGACGCGCCTGGGCGCGGACCCCGAAGAAGTGGCCGCGCTGTTCCGCGACCTGTTGATCAACGTCACCAGCTTCTTCCGCGATGCGCAGGCCTTCCAGGCCCTGGCGGATAGCATCCTGCCCAAGCTGCTCGATGGACGCGGCGCCCGCGACACGGTGAGGATCTGGGTGCCTGGCTGTGCGACGGGGGAAGAGGTCTACTCGCTCGCCATGTTGATGCGCGAGTTGCTGGACGATTTCGAGCAGACGCCGCGGGTGCAGATATTTGCCACGGATATCGATGACAGCGCGCTTTCAGTGGCGCGCACGGCCCGTTATCCGCTGCCTTTGCTCGATGGAGTATCGGACGCGCGGCGCGAGCGCTTCTTCATACACGATGGCCGCAGCTATGTCGTCAGCAAGGAGATTCGCGATTTCTGCGTGTTTTCACCGCACAGCGTCATTCGTGATCCGCCATTTTCGCGGATCGACATGGTGTCCTGCCGCAACCTGTTGATCTACTTCGGGCAGGAGATCCAGCGCCAGGTCATCCCCACTTTCCATTACGCCCTGCGCCCGGGCGGCTATCTTTTCCTGGGGACGTCGGAGAACGTCAGTCAGTTCGACGAGCTGTTCGTGCCGGTGGAGAAGAAGCATCGTATTTTCCAGCGCCGCGACGTCGTCGGGGCGCCGTTGCGCCTGCCTTTGTCCATGTCGCCCGCGCGCATCGGCCATATCGCTACGCTGACGTCGAGCCGTCCCAGCCTGGGCGGCGGCGCGCTGCGGCATGCCGTCGACAATCATATGCTGGAGCGCTTCACGCCCCCGCATGTGGTCACCACGCGTGACGGGGATGTCGTGTACTACTCTTCCCGCACCGGGAAATACCTGGAAGCCGCGCCCGGCGTGCCCTCACGCCAGCTTTTCGCCATGGCGCGCAAAGGGCTGGGGCTGGATCTGCGCTCGGTATTCCGCGAGGCCGTGGAGTTCGGCCGGACGGTGACCCGGGAGGGCGTCGCCATCGAGGGGGAGGACGGCCGGGTGCAGTTCATCAGCCTGTCGGTCGAGCCCTTGCCTGAGCAATCGCAGGGCGACCGTATGTACCTGGTGGTCTTCACGGACCAGGGGCCGGTGCTGAACCGCGACGAGGCCTTGCTGCGCGCCCAGGTCATGCAGGATGGCACGACGCTGCAGATCGAGAAGGAGCTGCGCGATTCGCGGGAGCGGCTGCAGTCCATGATCGAGGAGTACGAGACCGCGCTTGAGGAATTGAAGTCCTCGAACGAAGAGCTGGTGTCGGTGAACGAGGAACTGCAGTCTTCCAACGAAGAGATGGAAGCGTCGAAAGAGGAGCTGGTCTCCTTGAACGAGGAGCTGCACACCGTCAATGCCGAATTGAACGGCAAGATCGAGGAACTGGACCGGACCAACGGCGACCTGAAGAATCTGTTTGAAAGCACTTCCGTTGCCACGGTGTTTCTCGACCGCAAGCGGCTGATACGGTCCTTCACCCCGGCCATGGTCAATATTTTCAATATTCGCGATGTCGATCGTGGCCGTCCGCTTACCGATCTGGTCAGCCGCCTCGACCTGCCGGGTTTGGAGGAAAACATCGCTGGGGTGTTCGACGGTGGCAAAACCGTGGAGCGCAAGGTGGCCAGCAGGAACCAGCGGGCGCATTTCCTGGTGCGCCTGGCGCCTTATCTGAACGTGGACGGGCTGAGCGATGGCGTGGTGATCACGTTTGTCGACATTACCGGCATGATTCATGCTGAGGAGCGCCAGAATGTGCTGATCGCGGAATTGCAGCACCGTACGCGCAATCTGCTGGCGGTCATTCAGTCCATCGCTCAGCAGACTTTGCCGGCTGATCCTGCCTTGCAGACTTTCCGTGGTCGCCTGGCTGCGCTGGGGCGCCTGCAGGGGCTGATCGGGGATGCCGATGGCAGCCTGGTCAATCTGGATGAGATCGTGCGGCTTGAGTTGAGTGCGCTGGGCAAGAGCGAAGGTGAGCACATTTCGATCACCGGTCCTGCCGTGCAACTGGGTGTGAACAACGTTCAGACCATCGCGCTGGCCCTGCACGAGCTGGCGACGAACGCGGTGAAATACGGCGCTTTGAAGGACGATGCCGCTTATCTGGATGTGCGGTGGGATGTGGAGAAGGGCCCGTCGGGGGTGGAATCCCTGGTTCTGGACTGGACGGAGCACGGATTGAAATCCGCGCCCGACGCAAGCAAGGTCGGCTTCGGCCGGCAACTGATCGAGAAGGCATTGAAGTACACGCTCAAGGCCCGGACCGAATTACGGTTCAACATGGATGGCATAGCGTGCAGGATAGAGGTCCCACTGCCGACGGTGGCGGGGGATGGGAGCAGCGGCCGAATCGCCGATGCCGGGGTTACTGACGTATTTGGCGGTAAGAATGGCGATGCAAGACGGAGCAAGGGTGCTGGAGGGCCGACGCATTCTGGTAGTTGA
- a CDS encoding response regulator, translated as MQDGARVLEGRRILVVEDDYLVALTVVELLEDVGAEVIGPVSTADEAVALVTAGATPIDAAILDVNLDGETSFPVADALAERDVFFVFATGYSGSVLGEPYRHYPRCQKPFEPEHLFHTLAAGAVKAAPVAETPSTARAPTMAPALAAAVAPAMSVAAPPAMAGAVSTQPADDLTAAPQGGTMSPDIT; from the coding sequence ATGCAAGACGGAGCAAGGGTGCTGGAGGGCCGACGCATTCTGGTAGTTGAGGATGACTACCTGGTGGCGCTGACGGTCGTTGAATTGCTGGAAGACGTCGGCGCTGAAGTGATCGGCCCGGTGTCCACTGCTGACGAAGCCGTCGCCCTGGTGACCGCTGGCGCCACGCCGATCGACGCCGCCATTCTTGATGTGAATCTGGATGGCGAAACCTCTTTCCCCGTTGCCGACGCGCTGGCCGAACGGGATGTCTTCTTCGTGTTCGCCACCGGCTACAGTGGGTCGGTACTGGGTGAACCCTACCGTCACTACCCTCGTTGCCAAAAGCCTTTCGAGCCGGAACACCTGTTCCATACCCTGGCTGCCGGCGCGGTCAAGGCCGCCCCTGTGGCCGAGACGCCGTCTACGGCTAGGGCACCGACGATGGCTCCGGCTCTCGCTGCTGCCGTGGCTCCAGCGATGTCCGTGGCCGCGCCTCCCGCCATGGCTGGTGCTGTGTCTACTCAGCCGGCTGACGACCTGACCGCCGCCCCGCAGGGCGGCACCATGAGCCCCGACATCACCTGA
- a CDS encoding sigma-70 family RNA polymerase sigma factor translates to MTALDPTSAQTVQSLYSHHHGWLRGWLHRKLGDACDAADLAHDTFLRLMGSSRLATLNDEPRALITHIAKGLLVDHWRRRQVQQAYLESLAHLPEPQAPSPETELIVVETLMRIDAMLRGLSARTRQAFLMAQLDGLTLQQIATQTGSTLITVRRDIQRALVACMAVAD, encoded by the coding sequence GTGACCGCTCTCGACCCCACTTCCGCGCAAACAGTGCAATCGCTGTACAGCCATCACCATGGCTGGCTACGCGGCTGGCTGCACCGCAAACTCGGCGATGCCTGCGACGCGGCCGACCTGGCCCACGATACCTTCCTGCGCCTGATGGGTTCGAGCCGCCTGGCCACGCTGAATGACGAGCCCCGCGCCCTGATTACCCATATCGCCAAGGGCCTGCTGGTGGATCATTGGCGCCGCCGCCAGGTGCAGCAGGCCTATCTGGAAAGTCTGGCGCATCTTCCCGAACCACAGGCCCCCTCGCCGGAGACGGAACTCATCGTCGTCGAAACGCTGATGCGCATCGACGCGATGTTGCGTGGCCTGTCGGCCCGCACCCGCCAGGCTTTCCTGATGGCCCAGCTGGACGGCCTGACCCTGCAGCAGATCGCGACGCAGACGGGCAGCACCCTGATTACCGTGCGCCGCGACATCCAGCGAGCCCTGGTGGCGTGCATGGCGGTGGCGGACTGA
- a CDS encoding FecR domain-containing protein translates to MSAYPPAALLEEAAEWVMRLRFDTPQSHDREAFAAWLARSAAHAQAWARAEKVLGTFDTLPAGIGSQVLRPAAKGVNRRAVLRAGAGLALGLPLAWLAWRERPWQVWLADAATGIGERRRETLPDGTQLVLNTASAVDIAYSASERRVILRKGEILVTTGADADAPAYRPFFVDTPAGTVQALGTRFGVRCQEDGAVDVTVFEHAVLVQPAHGAALRLEAGQQTRFDAAGARTPRAAEEGADLWTQGMLLARDMRLADVLAELGRYRPGFLRCDPAIANMRVSGAVSVADTDAALAALAQTFSLRIQRISRYWVSVGPA, encoded by the coding sequence ATGTCAGCCTATCCTCCCGCCGCCTTGCTGGAGGAGGCCGCCGAGTGGGTCATGCGGCTGCGCTTCGACACCCCTCAATCCCATGATCGCGAAGCGTTCGCGGCCTGGCTCGCCCGTAGCGCCGCGCACGCCCAGGCTTGGGCCCGCGCGGAAAAAGTGCTGGGCACCTTCGACACCTTGCCCGCGGGCATCGGCAGCCAGGTGCTGCGTCCCGCCGCCAAGGGCGTGAACCGCCGCGCCGTCCTGCGTGCCGGCGCGGGCCTGGCCCTTGGCCTGCCGCTCGCCTGGCTGGCATGGCGCGAACGCCCCTGGCAGGTCTGGCTGGCGGACGCGGCCACGGGCATCGGCGAACGCCGCCGCGAGACGCTGCCGGATGGCACCCAGCTGGTCTTGAACACCGCCAGCGCCGTGGACATTGCTTACTCGGCCAGCGAGCGGCGCGTGATCCTGCGCAAAGGCGAGATTCTGGTCACCACCGGGGCAGACGCTGATGCGCCCGCTTATCGCCCCTTTTTCGTCGACACCCCGGCCGGTACCGTGCAGGCGCTCGGCACGCGTTTCGGCGTGCGCTGCCAGGAGGATGGCGCGGTCGACGTGACGGTGTTCGAGCATGCCGTGCTGGTCCAGCCCGCGCATGGTGCCGCCTTGCGGCTGGAGGCGGGCCAGCAGACCCGCTTCGACGCCGCCGGCGCGCGGACGCCGCGCGCGGCGGAGGAGGGCGCCGACCTGTGGACCCAGGGCATGCTGCTCGCCCGCGACATGCGCCTGGCGGATGTCCTGGCGGAGCTGGGCCGTTATCGGCCGGGCTTCCTGCGTTGCGATCCGGCCATCGCGAATATGCGGGTATCGGGGGCCGTGTCCGTGGCGGACACCGACGCCGCGCTGGCGGCCCTGGCCCAGACCTTCTCCCTGCGCATCCAGCGCATCAGCCGATATTGGGTTTCCGTCGGGCCGGCATGA